The following proteins are co-located in the Marispirochaeta aestuarii genome:
- a CDS encoding aldehyde ferredoxin oxidoreductase family protein: protein MKVKGAAGKYLYVDLTGRTWKEYPIQERDQRLYLGGKGLAIKIYYDLLRERLKDIPPLGPENLLIISTGVLLGTKAPCSARFEVLTKSPLTNLLVGSSCGGPFGEGLRTAGWDGLILSGKSRELLLLRVSSDGAFFESASKLKGLGTEATQENLQLKKDEASLCIGPAGENLVHYANIRSGHRFAGRGGVGAVMGAKNLKAVVVKGWSHTIEPVDPEGFSRISTKTRKMIQRNPISKAYKAYGTSANVRYGMKAGFSPVHNFRDRYHPETKKTSGEYMADRYSSRFSTCRHCVILCGHKGLFPDGKTRQLPEYETVGMFGSNIENFDSDLIGVWNEEMNDLGMDTISAGGSIAWAMEAAEKGFRPSSLRFGDTREISGMLREIAFRQGEGYELAEGTRVLSEKYGGREFAIQVKGLECAAYDPRSSWGQGLSYAVYNKGGCHLGSYLVGLEQILKYMPPHTTLGKASWAVFCENLYAAINSLQICQFTSYGILTEPLIPRRVPRWVLRVLTILTPRISQQLMDWTPLNRMFSTVTGIKLSKNGLLRAGERITKLERWINLCMSETAADDSLPARFTEEKKTRFPGRNTTVPIRTMVKKYYRLRKYNPAGIPQREDLERLMEEAPCPAPFESE from the coding sequence ATGAAAGTAAAGGGAGCAGCGGGAAAGTATCTGTATGTGGACCTGACAGGCAGGACATGGAAGGAATACCCGATACAGGAAAGAGACCAGCGTCTGTACCTGGGCGGCAAAGGTCTGGCGATCAAGATCTACTATGATCTTTTACGTGAGCGACTCAAGGATATCCCCCCCCTGGGTCCGGAGAACCTTCTGATCATCTCAACGGGTGTGCTCCTGGGAACGAAGGCCCCCTGTTCTGCCCGTTTCGAGGTTCTTACAAAATCTCCCCTGACAAACCTGCTGGTAGGTTCATCCTGCGGCGGCCCCTTCGGCGAGGGCCTGCGTACAGCCGGCTGGGACGGCCTGATCCTCAGTGGAAAAAGCAGGGAACTGCTGCTGCTCAGGGTCAGCAGCGATGGGGCTTTCTTTGAATCCGCGTCAAAGCTGAAAGGTCTGGGGACCGAGGCAACCCAGGAAAACCTGCAGCTGAAAAAAGACGAGGCATCCCTGTGTATCGGGCCGGCAGGAGAAAACCTGGTGCACTACGCGAACATCCGGTCCGGTCACAGATTTGCAGGGCGCGGAGGGGTCGGAGCGGTTATGGGGGCCAAAAACCTCAAGGCCGTCGTTGTAAAGGGCTGGTCCCACACCATCGAGCCTGTTGATCCGGAGGGTTTCAGCAGGATTTCAACGAAAACCCGGAAAATGATCCAGCGAAACCCCATATCCAAAGCCTATAAAGCCTACGGAACCTCGGCAAATGTTCGCTACGGCATGAAAGCCGGGTTCTCTCCGGTACATAATTTCCGTGACAGGTACCACCCGGAGACAAAAAAAACATCCGGCGAATACATGGCGGACCGCTACTCATCGCGCTTCTCCACCTGCAGGCACTGCGTCATCCTCTGCGGACACAAGGGCCTGTTCCCCGACGGAAAGACCCGCCAGCTTCCGGAGTATGAGACAGTAGGGATGTTCGGGAGTAATATCGAAAACTTCGATTCCGACCTGATCGGTGTCTGGAATGAGGAAATGAACGACCTGGGCATGGACACCATTTCCGCCGGAGGTTCCATAGCCTGGGCCATGGAAGCGGCGGAGAAGGGTTTTCGTCCAAGCAGCCTGCGCTTCGGCGACACCCGGGAGATATCCGGTATGCTCAGGGAAATCGCCTTCCGGCAGGGCGAGGGTTATGAACTGGCGGAGGGAACCCGGGTCCTGAGTGAAAAATACGGCGGCCGGGAGTTCGCAATCCAGGTGAAGGGGCTGGAATGTGCCGCCTACGATCCCCGGTCATCCTGGGGACAGGGGCTCTCCTACGCTGTCTACAACAAGGGAGGCTGTCATCTGGGCTCCTACCTGGTGGGACTTGAACAGATCCTGAAGTACATGCCCCCCCATACAACCCTGGGAAAGGCATCCTGGGCGGTCTTCTGCGAGAACCTCTATGCGGCGATCAACTCCCTGCAGATATGTCAGTTTACCAGTTACGGAATCCTCACCGAACCTCTCATTCCGCGCCGGGTACCCCGCTGGGTTCTGCGGGTGCTGACCATCCTCACTCCCCGGATTTCCCAGCAGCTGATGGACTGGACTCCCCTGAACAGGATGTTCAGTACCGTAACCGGTATAAAACTCAGCAAGAACGGGCTGCTCCGGGCTGGAGAACGCATAACCAAGCTTGAACGCTGGATCAACCTCTGCATGTCTGAAACAGCCGCGGATGATTCCCTTCCCGCCCGCTTTACCGAAGAGAAGAAGACCCGCTTTCCGGGCAGGAATACGACAGTACCGATTCGTACCATGGTAAAAAAATACTACCGACTCCGGAAGTACAATCCCGCGGGCATTCCGCAGCGGGAGGATCTGGAGCGGCTTATGGAGGAAGCCCCGTGCCCCGCCCCCTTCGAATCCGAGTAA
- a CDS encoding iron-containing alcohol dehydrogenase translates to MKRRILPTGTVICGTAAVEQIGYEFSVRGIRRITAVSDSKLLNKSRSLLSDMEPDPGTDIRIISSDEEPPEDTGGLILMGSAPLPETKRRCPVLRIPLVPDDLSSRLPGTDILVLDRRFFRREGLLDQFLRELYRESLSEESSYPFPLQFPGIFQFSADTELIWGDGTLGELGELLSRDKVRAPMLVTDRGIVAAGLLKGLLDSLDPGLDIIVRDNVPPDSDLQLIGSLTEDYRAYRRDGIIAMGGGSVLDTAKGMIINLELGGKNILALEGSNLLSPSPVPVYMIPTTSGTGSEATRVAVIADHNEKRKRLFVSQFLQPRAAILDSSLTISLPPYLTSITGMDAMSHAVEAFTCLGKNPLSDLMAWRALELLSAHLEQAVTFPTQAVHRRGMALASNLAGRAFSNSMVGMVHTIGHAIGGVCGAPHGSCMAVLLPFALEYNGDIITEALGKLLVPLKGIDNYEHTAASARGPAVIRHIRELNRSLHTATGGRHPCSLKEIAVKPSDFKAIAEAALGDASLMYNPRELRYGDIIEILKEAY, encoded by the coding sequence ATGAAGCGTCGTATTCTGCCCACCGGGACAGTAATATGCGGAACAGCCGCGGTGGAACAGATCGGGTATGAGTTCAGTGTCCGTGGTATCAGACGTATAACTGCAGTCAGCGACAGTAAACTGCTCAATAAATCCCGGAGCCTGCTCTCCGACATGGAACCTGACCCCGGAACAGATATCAGGATAATAAGCTCTGATGAAGAACCCCCGGAGGATACCGGGGGCCTGATACTCATGGGAAGTGCCCCACTACCTGAAACGAAAAGGCGATGCCCCGTATTGAGGATCCCCCTGGTCCCTGATGATCTGTCTTCCCGGCTGCCGGGAACGGATATCCTGGTGCTGGACCGACGGTTTTTCCGCCGCGAGGGTCTCCTCGATCAGTTTCTCAGGGAGCTCTACCGGGAGAGTCTCAGCGAGGAGAGCAGTTATCCTTTTCCCCTGCAGTTTCCCGGAATCTTTCAGTTTTCCGCCGATACCGAACTGATATGGGGAGACGGAACTCTCGGGGAGCTTGGAGAACTCCTGTCACGGGACAAAGTACGGGCGCCCATGCTTGTCACCGACAGAGGGATTGTCGCGGCGGGACTGCTCAAAGGTCTGCTGGATTCCCTTGACCCCGGTCTGGATATTATTGTCCGGGACAACGTACCTCCCGACTCTGACCTGCAGCTCATCGGCAGCCTTACTGAAGATTACCGGGCATACCGGCGGGACGGGATTATTGCCATGGGGGGCGGATCAGTTCTGGACACAGCCAAGGGGATGATAATCAACCTTGAACTTGGGGGAAAGAATATTCTTGCCCTGGAAGGATCGAACCTGCTGTCTCCTTCGCCGGTGCCTGTGTACATGATACCCACAACTTCGGGTACCGGCTCAGAGGCCACCAGGGTCGCGGTTATCGCCGACCATAATGAAAAAAGAAAACGCCTCTTTGTCTCCCAGTTTCTCCAGCCCCGGGCGGCAATTCTCGACAGCTCCCTGACCATTTCGCTGCCCCCTTATCTGACTTCCATTACAGGAATGGATGCCATGAGTCATGCAGTGGAAGCCTTTACCTGCCTTGGCAAAAATCCGTTAAGTGATCTTATGGCCTGGCGAGCTCTGGAACTCCTGTCTGCACATCTGGAACAGGCGGTCACATTTCCGACCCAGGCGGTCCACCGACGGGGAATGGCCTTGGCATCGAATCTGGCTGGGCGGGCCTTCTCAAACTCCATGGTTGGGATGGTCCATACAATAGGGCATGCCATCGGGGGAGTCTGCGGAGCTCCCCATGGATCCTGCATGGCAGTATTGCTGCCCTTTGCTCTGGAGTATAACGGAGACATCATCACCGAAGCCCTGGGAAAACTTCTCGTACCCCTGAAGGGCATTGACAACTACGAGCATACCGCGGCGAGTGCACGGGGCCCTGCAGTCATCAGACATATACGGGAACTGAACAGGTCGCTGCACACTGCCACCGGAGGCAGGCATCCGTGTTCCCTGAAGGAGATAGCCGTAAAGCCTTCAGATTTCAAGGCCATTGCGGAAGCCGCCCTGGGTGACGCATCCCTGATGTATAATCCCAGGGAGCTGAGATACGGGGATATAATCGAGATTCTGAAAGAGGCCTACTGA
- a CDS encoding pyridoxal phosphate-dependent aminotransferase: MREIRKSRKLDDVCYDIRGPVLSEAQRLEEEGFHVMKLNTGNPYAFGFNAPDELLHDIVLNLHDAQGYIDSKGLFPARKAVMQYCQQIGIEGVGIEDIYIGNGVSELIVMAMQGLLDNGDEVLIPSPDYPLWTAAATLSGGKAVHYRCDEESSWYPDIEDMASKITDRTRGIVVINPNNPTGSVYPREILEKIVELARQHDLIVFSDEIYDKILYDDTSHTPTASLADDILMVTFNGLSKVYRAAGFRAGWMIISGRRTHAEDYLEGLSMLSNMRLCANVPAQYAIQAALGGYQSIKDLLLPGGRLREQRDIAYRMLTDIPGITCVKPQGALYLFPKIDTGRFGIVDDMKFILDFLKEKKVLMVQGTGFNWPEPDHFRIVFLPRVDELEHVLGALKDFLETYRQI, translated from the coding sequence ATGAGGGAAATACGGAAGTCCCGTAAGCTTGATGATGTCTGTTACGATATCCGGGGACCTGTCTTGAGCGAAGCCCAGCGCCTCGAGGAGGAGGGCTTTCATGTAATGAAGCTGAATACCGGTAATCCCTACGCTTTCGGCTTCAACGCCCCCGACGAGCTCCTGCATGACATAGTGCTCAATCTTCACGATGCCCAGGGTTATATCGATTCAAAGGGTCTTTTTCCTGCCCGCAAGGCGGTGATGCAGTACTGTCAGCAGATCGGCATCGAGGGGGTCGGGATCGAGGACATCTATATCGGCAATGGCGTCAGCGAATTGATTGTGATGGCAATGCAGGGTCTTCTGGACAATGGCGACGAGGTGCTGATACCGTCGCCGGACTATCCGCTCTGGACGGCGGCTGCGACCCTTTCGGGCGGCAAGGCCGTCCATTACCGCTGCGACGAAGAGTCTTCCTGGTATCCCGATATCGAGGATATGGCTTCGAAGATAACTGATCGGACCCGGGGTATCGTTGTTATCAATCCCAATAATCCCACTGGAAGTGTCTACCCGCGGGAGATCCTCGAAAAGATCGTGGAACTCGCCAGGCAGCACGACCTGATCGTATTTTCCGATGAAATCTACGACAAGATCCTTTACGATGACACAAGCCATACCCCTACAGCCTCCCTGGCGGATGATATTCTGATGGTGACCTTCAACGGACTTTCCAAGGTCTACCGGGCTGCGGGCTTCAGGGCCGGATGGATGATCATCAGCGGACGCAGGACCCATGCCGAGGATTACCTCGAAGGCCTCTCCATGCTCTCCAACATGCGGCTGTGCGCCAATGTGCCGGCCCAGTATGCAATCCAGGCGGCCCTGGGGGGGTATCAGAGCATCAAGGATCTGCTGCTTCCCGGCGGCCGTCTGCGGGAACAGCGGGACATCGCCTACAGAATGCTGACGGACATTCCGGGAATTACCTGTGTAAAACCTCAAGGGGCACTCTATCTCTTTCCGAAGATCGACACCGGCCGTTTCGGAATCGTGGACGACATGAAGTTCATTCTGGACTTTCTCAAGGAGAAGAAGGTGCTGATGGTTCAGGGAACAGGTTTCAACTGGCCCGAACCGGACCATTTCAGGATCGTATTTCTTCCCCGGGTCGACGAACTGGAGCACGTTCTGGGAGCCCTGAAGGACTTTCTCGAGACATACCGGCAGATCTGA
- a CDS encoding HD-GYP domain-containing protein, with product MNKVGLDNLEVNSYIDAPVFLDDAYIILSPDIPVSQELLTRLSSWHYTQVYTDGQPAEKPRNTGENAEESRLGFLKEDVHESAERQEVSSFYQQKVEEVRSIYSRFAEREELRIDEVTDIIKDIISTLKSSRRFLLSVPFISQPEEDYLASSCLKTAILSLAVGEFLKLPPHRLIEVGSAGLLHKIGMMKIPRNIYMSDRPLSPNERKTIYAHPIIGFKILKAAAFPATVALAVLEHAEHVDGTGYPRKLTSDKISLYGKIVAVATAYNGAVSRRPYKKERDGHSGIMDLLKDIGKHFDERILRALVYTLSIYPIGTYVELTNGAKGVVVRTNINDPKYPAIKLLLNEKGTLYAEAPVLQTKEGDPIQIARSLPPDAVRELEERLG from the coding sequence GTGAATAAGGTCGGTTTAGACAACTTGGAAGTCAATTCGTATATAGATGCCCCGGTTTTCCTCGATGATGCGTATATAATTCTTTCGCCGGATATTCCGGTCTCACAGGAATTATTAACCCGTCTTTCCAGCTGGCATTACACCCAGGTGTATACCGACGGACAGCCGGCGGAGAAGCCCAGAAACACCGGAGAAAACGCTGAAGAGAGCAGGCTCGGGTTCCTGAAAGAGGATGTCCACGAGAGCGCCGAGCGGCAGGAGGTAAGCTCCTTCTATCAGCAGAAGGTAGAAGAGGTCCGGAGTATCTACAGCAGGTTTGCCGAACGGGAAGAACTGCGGATAGACGAGGTTACGGATATCATCAAGGATATCATATCAACCTTGAAGAGTTCCCGTCGTTTCCTGCTGAGCGTCCCCTTTATCTCCCAGCCCGAAGAGGACTATCTTGCGTCGAGCTGTCTGAAGACAGCCATTCTGAGTCTCGCCGTGGGCGAATTTCTCAAGCTCCCCCCCCACAGACTCATCGAGGTAGGCAGCGCCGGACTCCTGCATAAGATCGGGATGATGAAAATCCCCAGAAATATCTACATGAGCGACCGTCCTCTGAGCCCCAACGAGAGAAAAACGATCTACGCCCACCCCATAATCGGTTTCAAAATACTGAAGGCAGCAGCCTTTCCCGCCACTGTCGCCCTGGCGGTGCTGGAACATGCGGAACACGTGGACGGAACCGGGTATCCCAGGAAACTCACCAGCGACAAAATATCCCTCTACGGGAAGATCGTGGCTGTGGCAACAGCCTATAACGGGGCGGTCTCCCGCAGACCCTACAAGAAGGAGCGGGACGGTCATTCCGGTATCATGGATCTTCTGAAGGATATCGGCAAACACTTCGATGAACGAATTCTTCGAGCCCTGGTTTACACCCTTTCGATTTATCCCATCGGCACCTACGTGGAACTTACCAACGGGGCCAAGGGGGTAGTTGTGCGAACAAATATAAACGACCCGAAGTATCCCGCCATAAAGCTTCTCCTTAACGAAAAGGGCACCCTCTACGCCGAAGCCCCTGTTCTGCAGACCAAGGAAGGAGACCCGATCCAGATTGCCCGCTCCCTTCCCCCCGACGCGGTCAGGGAATTGGAGGAAAGGCTGGGATAA
- a CDS encoding J domain-containing protein — protein MAIFTYDPFARLGISRDADADTINTAYRQALETASGKEKEELQRQCSLLLDSQGLQIARLATPVGGTNFTELTEGLPARPRYVGPGRWKKVLRKMLQA, from the coding sequence ATGGCCATCTTTACCTATGATCCTTTCGCACGCCTGGGCATCTCCCGCGATGCCGACGCCGACACCATCAATACAGCATACCGACAGGCCCTTGAGACTGCATCGGGAAAAGAAAAAGAAGAGCTACAACGACAGTGTTCCCTGCTTCTGGATTCCCAGGGACTGCAGATTGCCCGGCTTGCAACACCCGTGGGGGGAACAAACTTCACTGAGCTTACGGAAGGACTTCCCGCCCGCCCGCGCTACGTGGGACCTGGGAGATGGAAAAAGGTTCTCCGGAAAATGCTTCAGGCGTAG
- a CDS encoding nucleoside kinase, with protein sequence MQTIFCTLPSKKRIKLDYGTRVSELIRSEAEFSAPPRPIIAALVNNELVSLSFKIEISSSLEPVSLDSVVGMRIYRNSLSFLLSRAVSELFPRRKLIIGHSLGHGYYFYFNSEEEISADDLEGIEKRMREIVARNEPIVRRVISYGEALDYFMKTGHHSRVELLRFRNEAKIPVYESGEHREIGYQPLVQSTGLLNLFELKPYSPGFLLRYPSSAAPDRVAKFSDNPVLFSVFMEYKAWGKILNVNSVGKLNRLVESQKIGDFIQVAEALHNKKIASIADRIAERRGTVRAVMIAGPSSSGKTTFTKKLGIQLKVLGFNPIAISLDDYFVPREKTPLDENGDYDFEALEAIDIELLNQHLIRLLKGEEIEIPLFDFIIGDRRPSGKYLKLNRRSILLMEGIHGLNDALTPQVDPETKYKVYVSALTQLNLDDRNRIPTTDNRLLRRMVRDHQFRGHSALRTLQMWPSVRRGEDRNIFPYQNNADSAFNSALDYELAVLKNYAETLLRTVKPFHREYAEAMRLTSFLHNFIGIPDREVPRDSILREFIGGSKFHY encoded by the coding sequence ATGCAGACGATCTTTTGCACCCTGCCGTCAAAAAAGCGGATCAAGCTTGACTACGGGACCAGGGTATCGGAGCTTATCCGGAGCGAAGCGGAATTCTCTGCACCTCCCAGGCCGATCATTGCCGCTCTTGTAAACAACGAACTTGTCAGTCTCTCCTTCAAGATAGAGATTTCCTCCAGCCTGGAACCCGTTTCCCTGGACTCGGTGGTGGGGATGCGGATATACCGCAATTCCTTGAGTTTTCTGCTCTCCCGGGCTGTCTCGGAACTCTTTCCCCGGAGAAAGCTGATTATCGGTCACTCCCTGGGGCACGGCTACTACTTCTACTTCAACAGTGAAGAAGAGATAAGTGCCGACGACCTTGAAGGCATCGAGAAAAGAATGCGTGAGATAGTTGCCAGGAATGAACCGATAGTCCGCCGGGTGATCTCCTACGGTGAAGCTCTGGACTATTTCATGAAAACCGGACACCACTCCCGGGTTGAACTCCTCCGTTTCCGCAACGAAGCCAAGATTCCCGTCTATGAAAGCGGGGAACACCGGGAAATAGGCTATCAGCCCCTGGTGCAATCAACGGGACTCCTGAACCTCTTTGAGCTCAAGCCCTATTCCCCGGGATTTCTGCTGCGCTACCCCTCTTCAGCTGCCCCCGACAGGGTAGCCAAGTTTTCTGACAATCCTGTCCTCTTCTCGGTTTTCATGGAATATAAGGCCTGGGGCAAGATACTGAACGTAAACAGCGTCGGAAAACTCAACCGACTGGTGGAATCCCAGAAGATCGGCGACTTTATTCAGGTTGCCGAGGCGCTCCACAACAAAAAGATTGCCTCCATCGCAGACCGGATAGCAGAGCGCCGGGGGACCGTCAGGGCAGTTATGATCGCCGGCCCCTCCTCCTCGGGAAAAACGACCTTCACCAAGAAACTGGGAATCCAGCTGAAGGTCCTGGGTTTTAATCCCATAGCCATATCCCTGGACGACTACTTTGTACCCCGGGAAAAAACGCCTCTGGACGAAAATGGGGACTATGACTTCGAGGCGCTGGAGGCCATTGACATCGAGCTGCTGAACCAGCATCTGATTCGGCTCCTGAAGGGTGAAGAGATTGAAATCCCCCTCTTCGACTTTATAATTGGAGACCGCAGACCTTCAGGGAAGTATCTCAAGCTCAACCGTAGAAGCATCCTTCTTATGGAGGGAATCCACGGCCTGAACGACGCCCTTACCCCCCAGGTAGATCCGGAGACAAAATACAAGGTATATGTTTCCGCCCTTACTCAGCTTAATCTGGACGATCGCAACCGGATTCCCACTACCGATAACCGGCTTCTGCGCAGGATGGTCAGAGACCACCAGTTCAGGGGACACAGTGCCCTGAGGACTCTGCAGATGTGGCCTTCGGTGCGGCGGGGAGAAGACAGAAATATCTTCCCTTACCAGAACAACGCCGATTCCGCCTTTAACTCCGCCCTGGATTACGAGCTGGCGGTCCTGAAGAATTATGCAGAGACCCTGCTCAGAACAGTTAAACCCTTTCACCGGGAATACGCCGAGGCGATGAGGCTTACAAGCTTTCTGCACAACTTCATCGGCATACCCGACAGGGAGGTCCCCAGGGACTCAATCCTGCGGGAGTTTATCGGCGGATCAAAGTTTCACTATTGA
- a CDS encoding SPL family radical SAM protein, translating into MSTKIPGDKLAQFRNAAIYSSLDRKDQSSLEELASNRRLSVQQLRQVLEIARDLQMWGIGPISSWIEELPPADPREGKRQAVKTVDTLVSRWEEERRRGPEYTGNAPVYGASPRSIMESTAPATILGSCPVASEKTRCCNLQTLDAVINCGFGCTYCTIQSFYDQGRIYLHSDLGRRLRELHLDPEGIYHIGTGQSSDSLMWGNRENLLADLFDFARRNPNVILELKTKSDNISWLLENSPPPNVLVTWSLNSEQMIRWEERGTAPLEKRLDAAARTALAGYLVGFHFHPMVPHDNWRESYAAVFSRLLSDFDPSRVAMTSFGTLTFIKPVIRAIRERGQATQVLRMPLTETAGKYSYPEDTKVDLFRFGYESLAAWHEKVFFYLCMEPAGLWEPVFGFSYPDNTSFEEAMKLSYRSKILSPRF; encoded by the coding sequence ATGAGCACAAAGATTCCCGGAGACAAACTCGCGCAGTTCAGAAACGCAGCGATATATTCCTCCCTGGACCGGAAAGATCAGTCCTCCCTGGAGGAACTGGCCTCGAACCGGCGGCTCTCCGTCCAGCAGCTCAGGCAGGTCCTCGAAATCGCCCGGGACCTCCAGATGTGGGGAATCGGCCCCATATCATCATGGATAGAAGAGCTGCCTCCCGCGGATCCACGGGAGGGAAAGCGGCAGGCGGTGAAGACCGTTGATACCCTTGTCTCCCGCTGGGAGGAGGAACGGCGAAGAGGTCCGGAATATACGGGAAATGCGCCTGTGTATGGAGCTTCCCCCCGCAGCATCATGGAGAGCACCGCACCCGCGACGATTCTTGGATCCTGCCCCGTAGCCTCGGAAAAGACCCGCTGCTGCAATCTTCAAACCCTGGACGCGGTAATAAACTGCGGTTTCGGCTGCACCTACTGTACCATCCAGTCGTTTTACGATCAGGGGAGGATCTACCTTCACAGCGATCTGGGCAGAAGACTCAGGGAACTTCACCTGGATCCTGAAGGGATCTACCACATCGGAACAGGACAGTCTTCAGATTCCCTCATGTGGGGCAACCGGGAAAACCTGCTGGCCGACCTCTTCGATTTTGCCCGGCGTAATCCTAATGTGATTCTGGAGCTTAAAACAAAATCGGACAATATCTCCTGGCTGCTGGAGAACAGCCCTCCCCCCAATGTACTTGTTACCTGGAGCCTCAACAGCGAGCAGATGATCCGCTGGGAAGAGCGCGGTACCGCCCCCCTGGAAAAACGCCTGGACGCGGCAGCCCGGACAGCCCTGGCCGGTTATCTGGTGGGCTTTCATTTCCATCCCATGGTTCCCCATGACAACTGGAGAGAATCCTATGCTGCCGTCTTCTCCAGACTTCTCTCCGACTTTGATCCTTCCCGGGTCGCCATGACCTCCTTCGGGACCCTGACGTTCATAAAACCGGTAATCCGGGCAATCCGTGAACGGGGACAGGCAACCCAGGTTCTGCGTATGCCCCTGACAGAAACTGCAGGTAAATACTCCTATCCGGAGGATACAAAGGTGGACCTCTTCCGCTTCGGCTACGAGAGCCTCGCGGCCTGGCACGAAAAGGTCTTTTTTTATCTCTGTATGGAGCCCGCCGGACTCTGGGAACCGGTTTTCGGCTTCTCCTATCCAGACAACACAAGCTTCGAAGAGGCCATGAAGCTCTCCTACCGCAGCAAGATACTGTCCCCACGATTTTGA
- a CDS encoding transcriptional regulator — translation MDKLYTRFDGVFFEKTRLSLLTLIIQEESVSFNTLKQQLNMSDGALYTHLEKLVSAGYVAKRREIAGTSVQTLYSASEEGKERFREYLDFLEDMITSHKSFTDDSGTKGETP, via the coding sequence ATGGATAAGCTCTACACCCGCTTTGACGGGGTCTTCTTCGAAAAAACCCGCCTCTCCCTTTTAACCCTGATAATTCAGGAGGAGAGCGTCTCCTTCAACACCCTCAAACAACAGCTGAATATGAGCGACGGGGCACTCTACACCCATCTTGAAAAACTTGTAAGCGCCGGGTACGTGGCAAAGAGGCGGGAGATCGCCGGGACTTCCGTCCAGACCCTCTATTCCGCCAGTGAGGAGGGGAAAGAGCGCTTCAGGGAGTATCTGGATTTCCTTGAAGATATGATTACCAGCCATAAATCTTTCACTGATGATTCCGGAACAAAAGGAGAAACGCCATGA
- a CDS encoding outer membrane lipoprotein-sorting protein — protein MKLTGLIVLIFAGLPLCGVFAQIPSGDELLRMTEETINPSIYRSQMSITTVKPGQKESTLGMEVYYKEDTGTFMEMTSPARSRGLRFLEKETNLYMYNPKSNSRRPLRLSPEQSFQGTVFSNNDVSDPKYTDDYSASLSGEDSFNHPDTGKTDCLIVLAKAKRKEAPYGKIRIWLHKDSLRPLRFDYYAKSGLLFKSMILSDYKELAGAMRPAVMHMDSYEIEGAWSEVIIDSMEALPDIPDSRFSTAALTR, from the coding sequence ATGAAACTCACAGGACTGATAGTGCTGATATTCGCAGGGCTCCCCCTCTGCGGTGTATTCGCTCAGATTCCATCGGGGGACGAACTGCTGCGCATGACGGAGGAGACCATCAATCCTTCGATCTATCGCTCACAGATGAGCATTACAACGGTAAAACCCGGGCAGAAAGAGAGTACCCTCGGTATGGAGGTTTATTACAAGGAGGACACGGGGACATTTATGGAGATGACCTCTCCGGCACGCAGCCGGGGCCTGCGCTTTCTTGAGAAGGAGACCAATCTGTATATGTACAACCCGAAATCCAACAGCAGAAGACCCCTGAGACTCTCCCCGGAACAGTCCTTTCAGGGAACGGTCTTTTCCAACAACGACGTTTCCGATCCCAAATATACCGACGACTACAGTGCGTCCCTCTCCGGGGAAGACAGCTTTAATCATCCCGATACCGGAAAGACAGACTGCCTGATAGTTCTGGCGAAGGCAAAACGGAAAGAGGCTCCCTATGGAAAGATCAGAATCTGGCTTCATAAAGACAGTCTTCGTCCCCTCCGTTTCGATTATTACGCCAAATCCGGACTGCTCTTCAAGAGCATGATACTCAGTGATTACAAGGAACTTGCCGGTGCCATGCGTCCGGCCGTCATGCACATGGACTCCTACGAGATTGAAGGCGCCTGGTCAGAGGTGATTATCGATTCCATGGAGGCCCTCCCGGATATTCCCGACAGCCGCTTCAGCACTGCTGCCCTGACACGGTAG